A genomic region of Papaver somniferum cultivar HN1 chromosome 7, ASM357369v1, whole genome shotgun sequence contains the following coding sequences:
- the LOC113298318 gene encoding uncharacterized protein LOC113298318 has product MSSDTGAYINSLQLLFSLWCFTNGVLYSIFLCGSCIRVVNAAAKSVNVGSNVSVVQDAKYFHIYYGQNFKVIKNGIDGKNYLLIQNNSRMATRTKYCTGRIKSFVVPLSNYSINTDYFPVSFFELLGLGGSLKGITSDLVASECVLKSYMDGGIQMINKTDVVKDTTQFTAYFVTNPDKMEACNFATFLPVDEDTPLQRAEWIKYLGAFANLEDRANHVYEAVKTNYMCLTKAAENNRKAFKPVVAWLRFNEGVWSFTNDAYKMKYVLDAGGENIDDSMNKNTYDTSIPDDMDDFHAILCTVDVVIDETYTSHPVEYKLSTFLKNLKVNEDEAQSDGFGFLTKQSLWRYDKRIQNSDSLDWLNNAVSQPHLVLADLLEAFFPTGNYTTTYLRNLAKDEKVTTIDPQMCSREISTAMEPIKVPC; this is encoded by the exons ATGTCTTCTGATACGGGAGCTTACATTAATTCTCTTCAGTTACTCTTTAGCCTCTGGTGCTTTACTAATGGCGTTCTCTATTCGATTTTCTTGTGTGGGAGTTGTATAAGGGTTGTGAATGCAGCAGCAAAATCTGTAAATGTTGGAAGTAATGTTTCAGTGGTTCAAGATGCGAAGTACTTCCATATATATTATGGTCAGAACTTCAAAGTTATCAAAAATGGTATTGATGGCAAGAATTACCTTCTCATTCAG AATAATTCGAGAATGGCGACGAGAACAAAATATTGCACAGGAAGAATCAAATCATTTGTAGTACCCCTATCAAACTACTCTATCAACACAGACTACTTTCCAG TGTCCTTCTTTGAG CTTCTAGGATTGGGGGGAAGTTTGAAGGGAATTACATCAGATTTAGTTGCCTCGGAATGTGTCTTGAAATCGTACATGGATGGTGGTATCCAAATGATCAACAAAACTGATGTAGTGAAAGATACTACTCAATTCACTGCTTATTTTGTTACCAACCCGGATAAAATGGAAGCTTGTAATTTTGCTACCTTCCTTCCGGTCGACGAGGATACTCCTCTCCAG CGAGCAGAATGGATCAAGTACTTGGGTGCTTTCGCGAATTTGGAAGATAGAGCAAATCACGTATACGAGGCA GTGAAAACAAATTACATGTGTTTGACAAAAGCGGCAGAGAATAACAGAAAAGCATTCAAACCTGTGGTAGCATGGCTAAGGTTTAATGAG GGAGTTTGGTCTTTCACCAATGATGCATACAAGATGAAG TATGTGTTAGATGCAGGTGGGGAAAACATTGACGACTCGATGAACAAAAATACCTATGACACTTCAATCCCGGATGACATGGACGACTTCCATGCTATCCTATGT aCTGTTGACGTTGTCATTGATGAAACTTACACTTCACACCCTGTCGAATACAAGCTTTCCACATTCTTGAAAAACTTAAAAGTGAATGAAGATGAAGCACAGTCTGATGGTTTTGGCTTCCTTACGAAACAAAGCTTATGGAGATATGATAAAAGGATCCAAAATTCCGATTCTCTAG ATTGGTTAAACAATGCTGTCTCTCAGCCTCATCTTGTTCTGGCAGATTTATTAGAGGCATTTTTTCCTACGGGAAATTACACGACAACTTACTTAAGAAACCTTGCGAAG GATGAAAAAGTTACTACCATTGATCCTCAGATGTGCAGTAGAGAGATTTCCACAGCAATGGAACCCATCAAGGTTCCTTGTTAG